One bacterium genomic window, GCGAAGTACGGCGGGAAGTATTGGGCCGGCTCGTGGATCGTGATGTTGGCGTCGAGGCCGGCCTGCCGGAGATCCGCCTGGATGATCTGCGCGATCTGCGGCAGTTCGGGCGTGCTGGTGGAGGTCAGGAAGTTCAGCCGCACGTTGCGGCCCGCACCGGCCGACGCGAGGATCTGCTTCGCCTTCGCGGCGTTGTACCCGTACTCGGCGTCGAGCTTCGGGTCGTAGCCCGGCGAGGCCGGGGTGACCATCTGCACGACCGGCCGGCCGACGCCGCCCAGCACGGTGCGCACGACCGCGGCGCGGTCGACCAGCAACTGGATCGCCTGCCGGACCTTGATGTTGTCAAGCGGCGGCCGGCGCGTGTTGATGACGAGGACGTAGTACTCGTTCGGCACCGGGGCGGGCGTGATCTCGAAGCCGGCCTGCCGGAGGCGCGCGACGTCCTTGTTGACGATCGTGTGCGCGACGTCGACCGTGCCGGCCTGGAAGGCGTTCTCGAGCGCCTGGGGATCCGAAAACACCCGGCAGACGACGCGGTCCAGCAGCGGCAGCCCCTGCTGCCAGTACCCGTCGAAGCGGGTGAAGGTGACGTGGTCGCCCGGCGCCCACTCCTGCACGCGGTACGGTCCGGTGCCGCCGCCCTTGTTCCGCACCGTGGCGAACGCCGCCGGATCGACCATGCCCCAGCGGGCGATCTGCGCGAGGTAATCAGGGTGCGGATGCGCGAACCGGAACCGGACGGTGCGCGCGTCGAGGCGGTCGGCCGCCTCCCAGTCGGCGAGGCGGCTGAACAGCCCCCCGCCCGTCGCCTTGTCCTTCGTGCGGCGGAAGTTGGCGATCAGCGCGTCGGCGCCGAAGGTGCCGCCGGAATGTGTCCGCACGCCGTCGCGCAACCGGAACACGACGCTCAGGCCGTCCTTCGCCACGTCCCAGAACTCGGCCAGGTCCGGCCGGGCCTGCAGCGTGGTCGTGTACTTCACCAGATAATTGTAGACCTGGAAAAACATCGGCACGTTCGCGAACACGATGTCGTTCGGATCCAGCGACACGAGGTCGGTGTTCAGGCCGACCGTCAACGTGCCGCCGCGCTTCTCCGCGGCCGCGAGCACCCGCGGGGCAGGCAGCCGCCCGCCGGGCAGCACCGCGCCGGCCGCGGCGCCCGCCGTGAGCGCCAGCAGCCGGCGACGCGTCAAACTCTCTCGACCGGGCTCCGAGCGATTGCCCCCGTGCGCCATCGTCTCCCTCCGGATCGTCGACGTCTCAGCCCTTGAGCGCGCCGGCGGTGAAGCCGCGGACCAGCGACTGCCGGAACGCCAGCAC contains:
- a CDS encoding ABC transporter substrate-binding protein; this encodes MTRRRLLALTAGAAAGAVLPGGRLPAPRVLAAAEKRGGTLTVGLNTDLVSLDPNDIVFANVPMFFQVYNYLVKYTTTLQARPDLAEFWDVAKDGLSVVFRLRDGVRTHSGGTFGADALIANFRRTKDKATGGGLFSRLADWEAADRLDARTVRFRFAHPHPDYLAQIARWGMVDPAAFATVRNKGGGTGPYRVQEWAPGDHVTFTRFDGYWQQGLPLLDRVVCRVFSDPQALENAFQAGTVDVAHTIVNKDVARLRQAGFEITPAPVPNEYYVLVINTRRPPLDNIKVRQAIQLLVDRAAVVRTVLGGVGRPVVQMVTPASPGYDPKLDAEYGYNAAKAKQILASAGAGRNVRLNFLTSTSTPELPQIAQIIQADLRQAGLDANITIHEPAQYFPPYFAGNFDLSLSFLTLATIDPTDFTISSAFRTDGTNPAWIQVGPPREYVDGLLGLNTTSDMRERWTRLRGVIRYILEQAWAVPVALRLPTYGLGKAVQGFDVDPQMLIQLKGTWLNR